A window of the Parabacteroides merdae ATCC 43184 genome harbors these coding sequences:
- a CDS encoding VapE domain-containing protein: MKITQLRGDLAAFRNLELSIVLNAMKTENSRKPVTTLRQNIPYLTPGIKSLAAEKIPVVLFGVTLKRDDERIGVATYAGLVLLSIGNLIDYAEAAAIRDRAAGFPQTLASFVGSSGRSVKIVVPFTLSDGSLPKTERHMRLFHTHACLRAGRYYEAQLQLPVEWKEEGCPTPEQGCRVSYDPDLYYNPDALPIRLEQPLQMPAPVTTREAHDAETDPLLRMAPGYERYKRISLLYETSLTDTLRQVGSEDGGDEGRKKFIVHLARKCRQSAIPEEDAVRFALIHPFGREQEMELRATFGNVYRKEKHCSVRPCMPRRMLVAMQMEEFMTRRYELRFNRMKGCKEYRERHSLFTDYRPVTAEAVKSICFEAQLEGISAIEYDVQRYVDSRRVSHYWPIEEFLFDLPHWDGQDRIRALADCVPCENKEWRDFFYIWFLSMVAHWLQMDREHANSTSPLLVGPQGCRKSSFCQSLLPPELRPYYVDGIDLGSRKDAEMALNRFALINLDEFDSIPASRQPYLKNLLQKAKVTLRKPYGESMEEMRRFASFIATSNTFSLLTDTTGSRRFIGVEVKGMIRIEPIDYPQLYAQAVSALREGERYWFTPEEEVLLNRNNRMFEKRPLLEELFLHYFRIPEEEEVCEPLSAPEILMTISKQSKIDLTETKLRLFGQLMQKYNVRKKMKKDRKYYYVIPETEEPGADVPVG, encoded by the coding sequence ATGAAAATAACGCAACTTCGCGGTGACCTGGCGGCCTTCCGTAACCTTGAACTAAGCATTGTCCTGAACGCCATGAAAACGGAAAATAGCCGGAAGCCGGTGACCACCTTGCGGCAGAACATTCCTTATCTGACTCCCGGGATAAAAAGCCTTGCAGCAGAAAAGATACCTGTAGTTTTGTTTGGCGTTACGCTGAAGCGGGATGATGAGAGGATCGGTGTGGCTACCTATGCAGGATTGGTGCTGCTCAGTATCGGCAACCTGATCGATTATGCGGAGGCGGCTGCCATACGGGACCGGGCGGCGGGATTTCCGCAGACACTCGCTTCGTTTGTAGGATCGAGCGGACGGAGCGTTAAAATCGTGGTTCCTTTTACCTTGTCGGACGGTTCGCTGCCGAAGACGGAAAGGCATATGCGCCTTTTTCACACCCATGCCTGCCTTCGTGCAGGACGCTATTACGAAGCACAGCTCCAGTTGCCCGTCGAATGGAAAGAAGAAGGATGCCCGACGCCGGAACAAGGATGCCGTGTGTCGTATGATCCCGACCTGTATTATAATCCGGATGCCTTGCCGATCCGCCTGGAACAACCTTTGCAGATGCCTGCTCCTGTGACGACACGCGAGGCACACGATGCCGAGACGGACCCTCTGTTGCGCATGGCGCCCGGCTATGAACGCTACAAACGCATATCGCTCCTTTATGAAACCAGCCTTACCGACACCTTGCGGCAGGTCGGGTCGGAAGACGGTGGCGATGAAGGACGGAAAAAGTTCATCGTGCATCTGGCGCGTAAATGCCGGCAATCCGCCATCCCGGAGGAAGATGCCGTCCGTTTTGCCCTGATACACCCGTTCGGCAGGGAGCAGGAGATGGAGTTGAGGGCGACGTTCGGGAACGTCTACAGGAAAGAAAAACATTGCAGCGTACGGCCCTGTATGCCCCGGCGGATGCTGGTGGCGATGCAGATGGAAGAGTTTATGACAAGGCGTTATGAGTTGAGGTTCAACCGGATGAAGGGATGCAAGGAGTATCGCGAACGACATTCGCTGTTTACGGACTATCGCCCGGTGACGGCCGAGGCGGTCAAAAGCATCTGTTTCGAGGCGCAGTTGGAAGGGATATCGGCAATCGAATATGACGTGCAGCGTTACGTGGACTCCCGGCGTGTTTCCCATTACTGGCCGATCGAGGAGTTCCTTTTCGATCTGCCGCATTGGGACGGGCAGGACCGCATCCGTGCCCTTGCCGATTGTGTGCCATGCGAAAACAAGGAGTGGAGGGATTTCTTTTATATTTGGTTCCTCAGTATGGTGGCACACTGGTTGCAGATGGACAGGGAACATGCCAATAGCACGTCACCCCTGTTGGTCGGGCCGCAGGGTTGCCGCAAGAGTTCTTTTTGCCAGAGTCTTCTGCCGCCCGAATTGCGACCTTACTATGTCGATGGGATCGACTTGGGAAGCCGGAAGGATGCGGAGATGGCGTTGAACCGTTTCGCGCTGATCAACCTGGATGAGTTCGACTCGATACCCGCTTCCCGTCAGCCTTATTTGAAAAACCTGCTTCAGAAGGCGAAAGTGACGTTGCGCAAGCCTTATGGCGAGAGCATGGAGGAGATGAGGCGGTTCGCTTCGTTTATCGCAACCTCCAATACGTTCTCTTTGCTGACCGATACCACCGGCAGCCGCCGTTTTATCGGGGTGGAGGTGAAGGGGATGATCCGGATAGAACCCATCGATTATCCTCAACTCTACGCCCAGGCGGTCAGTGCCTTGAGGGAAGGTGAACGCTATTGGTTTACCCCGGAAGAGGAGGTGCTTTTGAACCGGAATAACCGGATGTTCGAAAAGCGGCCTTTGCTGGAAGAGTTGTTCCTCCATTATTTCCGTATTCCGGAGGAAGAGGAGGTTTGTGAGCCGTTGTCAGCACCTGAAATATTGATGACAATCAGCAA